In one Planktothrix sp. FACHB-1365 genomic region, the following are encoded:
- a CDS encoding glycoside hydrolase family 10 protein, whose product MNWNSIQQQNRFWSMKIKRLKSLTRSVHNHIQRFRLGKITRFQRYFALSLCCVFLGLTLIQFPVLSTSVNIATFRQEQSDNLLAQGIVNPASGISHQREFRGVWVATVANIDWPSKSNLSVDQQKFELIAILNRMQELNLNALILQVRPNGDALYSSSIEPWSAWLTGSQGTPPNPYYDPLQFAIEEAHKRNIELHAWFNPYRARLRGNAPFAPNHMASRFPQYAYQYGDLVWMEPGAREVQDQTFNVIMDVVQRYDIDGIHLDDYFYPYPKDGIPFPDSQIYNAYRAAGGTLGLKDWRRQNVNLMIKRIHDGIKATKPYVKFGISPFGIYRPGAAPGTVGLDQYDSLYADVKLWIEQGWMDYLSPQLYWKIDPPQQSYPVLLDWWLQHNPQRRHVYTGNALYRIDNEWPVSELQRQVAISRQRLAQLSLGNIFFSMKIFRDNRQGVNDIFKSVIYPTPALVPPMPWLDNQPPQTPSDIQVSSGMISWSPSAETDIRSWAIYQQFSNGWQLVKVVDKNTTSIRVNPGSYAIRAVDRMGNESLEQVVSVS is encoded by the coding sequence ATGAATTGGAACTCCATTCAACAACAGAATCGTTTTTGGTCTATGAAAATCAAAAGGTTAAAATCTTTAACTCGTTCAGTTCACAATCACATTCAACGATTTAGACTCGGAAAAATTACCCGTTTTCAACGCTATTTTGCTTTATCCCTCTGTTGTGTTTTTCTAGGATTAACCTTAATTCAATTTCCCGTGCTTTCCACTTCCGTTAATATCGCTACATTCAGACAAGAACAATCGGATAATTTATTAGCTCAAGGAATTGTTAATCCTGCGAGTGGGATTAGTCATCAACGAGAATTTCGTGGGGTTTGGGTCGCTACCGTTGCCAATATTGATTGGCCGTCTAAATCTAATTTATCCGTTGATCAACAAAAATTTGAACTCATTGCCATCTTAAATCGGATGCAAGAATTAAACTTAAATGCGTTAATTCTGCAAGTTCGTCCCAATGGTGATGCGTTGTATAGTTCCAGTATAGAACCTTGGAGTGCGTGGTTAACCGGATCTCAAGGAACTCCCCCAAATCCCTATTATGATCCGCTACAATTTGCCATTGAAGAAGCTCATAAACGTAATATTGAATTACACGCTTGGTTTAATCCCTATCGCGCTAGATTAAGAGGAAATGCTCCCTTTGCACCGAATCACATGGCGTCAAGATTCCCCCAATATGCCTATCAATATGGGGATTTAGTTTGGATGGAACCCGGTGCGCGGGAAGTTCAAGATCAAACCTTTAATGTAATTATGGATGTGGTACAACGGTATGATATTGATGGCATCCATTTAGATGATTATTTCTATCCCTATCCTAAAGATGGTATTCCATTTCCTGATAGTCAAATCTATAATGCCTATCGTGCTGCGGGTGGAACATTAGGGTTAAAAGATTGGCGCCGTCAAAATGTTAATCTGATGATTAAACGCATTCATGATGGTATTAAAGCGACGAAACCTTATGTTAAATTTGGCATTAGTCCCTTTGGAATTTATCGCCCCGGCGCAGCACCTGGAACTGTAGGATTAGATCAATATGATTCTCTCTACGCTGATGTGAAATTATGGATAGAACAAGGATGGATGGATTATTTATCCCCTCAATTGTATTGGAAAATTGATCCGCCTCAACAAAGTTATCCAGTATTATTAGATTGGTGGTTACAACATAATCCCCAGCGACGTCATGTTTATACGGGAAATGCTCTGTATCGAATTGACAACGAATGGCCTGTCTCTGAACTGCAACGACAGGTGGCGATTTCTCGACAAAGATTGGCTCAATTATCTTTAGGAAATATCTTTTTTAGTATGAAGATTTTCCGCGATAATCGTCAAGGGGTTAATGATATTTTCAAAAGTGTGATTTATCCCACCCCAGCCTTAGTTCCCCCCATGCCTTGGTTGGATAATCAACCTCCTCAAACTCCCAGTGATATTCAAGTAAGTTCAGGGATGATTTCTTGGAGTCCTTCTGCTGAAACCGATATCCGCTCTTGGGCAATTTATCAACAATTTTCTAACGGTTGGCAGTTAGTTAAAGTTGTGGATAAAAATACAACTTCTATTCGGGTTAACCCTGGAAGTTATGCCATTCGTGCGGTGGATAGAATGGGGAATGAAAGCCTTGAACAAGTTGTTTCTGTGTCTTAA
- a CDS encoding cation:proton antiporter: MDVTELVRISIILLLVATIVALLSRRVGIPYVTGLVLAGLPFTELMSRPIGLDPSLVLNLFLPILIFDAGINTDVSRLRSTFKPIALLAGPGAILSSAIIAVLLKFGLGLGWIPAAFIGVILANTDTVSMIAVFKEIPVPSRLSTIVEGETLFNDAAALVGFNLISQVYSTGSLTFQDGIQQLLFISIGGSIVGLVLGYLTIPVFARLDDPLNSLLLTVAVALGTFQAGQFLGVSGAVAVVVAGLIFGNLGLSRQTTASSRITLLSFWEYASFTVNTFIFLLIGVEINLLTFWQTLPAVLLAVLAYQVGRVLTVYPLLAIVRWFDRPIPLRWQHLLFFGNIKGSLSMALALSLPPTLPGRDILITLVFGSVLVSLVGQGLSLPWVVKRLKLSTVSPTQEQMEEWQAELITAKAAQDELEGLLKSGILPKSVYEEMRSRYQVKVAGAEKSLREFYNRRSGELEDSTGDYISKLDAIRRRLILAEKGVLNEALRKRILSEAIVQGRLRTLDEQLLQLEDD; this comes from the coding sequence GTGGATGTTACCGAATTAGTCAGGATTTCAATTATTCTCCTACTGGTTGCGACGATTGTAGCTTTATTATCGCGCCGGGTAGGAATTCCTTATGTTACAGGTTTAGTTTTAGCGGGTTTACCCTTTACAGAATTAATGTCTCGTCCCATTGGTTTAGACCCGTCCCTGGTTTTAAATCTATTTTTACCGATTCTGATCTTTGATGCGGGAATTAATACCGATGTTAGTCGTCTCCGTAGTACCTTTAAACCCATTGCCCTTTTAGCTGGCCCAGGAGCTATTCTTTCAAGTGCAATTATCGCAGTTCTGTTAAAATTTGGGTTGGGATTAGGTTGGATACCTGCTGCATTTATTGGAGTGATTCTGGCAAATACGGATACAGTTTCCATGATTGCGGTATTTAAAGAAATCCCCGTTCCCTCTCGACTCTCTACCATTGTCGAAGGAGAAACCTTGTTTAATGATGCGGCGGCTTTGGTCGGTTTTAATCTGATTTCACAAGTTTATTCAACGGGTTCACTCACGTTCCAAGACGGTATCCAGCAACTGCTATTTATCTCTATTGGAGGCAGTATAGTCGGGTTAGTTTTAGGTTATTTAACCATCCCTGTATTTGCCCGTTTAGATGATCCTCTTAATAGTTTATTACTAACAGTCGCCGTAGCATTAGGAACGTTTCAGGCGGGACAATTTCTAGGGGTATCCGGTGCGGTGGCGGTGGTGGTGGCGGGATTAATTTTTGGAAATTTGGGGCTTTCTCGTCAAACCACCGCTTCGAGTCGCATCACGTTATTGAGTTTCTGGGAATACGCGAGTTTTACGGTCAATACTTTTATTTTTCTATTAATTGGAGTAGAGATCAATTTATTAACGTTCTGGCAAACTTTACCTGCGGTTTTACTTGCTGTTTTAGCGTATCAAGTCGGGCGAGTTTTGACGGTTTATCCCCTATTAGCAATAGTTCGTTGGTTTGACCGTCCCATTCCGTTGCGTTGGCAACATTTACTGTTTTTTGGTAATATTAAAGGCTCACTTTCTATGGCTTTAGCGTTGAGTTTACCCCCGACACTCCCAGGACGAGATATTCTAATTACACTGGTTTTTGGAAGTGTGCTGGTGTCGTTAGTCGGCCAGGGTTTAAGTTTACCTTGGGTGGTGAAACGTTTAAAGTTATCGACGGTTTCCCCAACTCAAGAGCAGATGGAAGAATGGCAAGCTGAATTAATTACGGCGAAGGCTGCACAGGATGAATTAGAAGGGTTATTAAAGTCGGGAATATTGCCAAAATCGGTTTATGAAGAAATGCGGTCACGCTATCAGGTGAAAGTAGCCGGAGCAGAAAAGTCTTTGCGAGAATTTTATAATCGTCGTTCTGGGGAGTTGGAGGATTCTACAGGCGATTATATTAGTAAATTGGATGCCATTCGTCGCCGTTTAATCTTAGCGGAAAAAGGGGTTCTCAATGAAGCTTTGCGAAAGCGGATTTTGTCGGAAGCTATTGTCCAAGGACGTTTACGAACTCTCGATGAACAGTTGCTACAACTAGAGGATGATTAA
- a CDS encoding TrkA family potassium uptake protein, translating into MYVLIGGGGLVGLSLAQKVLELGHTVAVIDIDPNACRYAREKIGAMAFEGSAVSTDVLLEAGIRKANSLAAALRSDALNLAMVTLAKHYGVPHIISRMRHPDFAQPLRLAGANHIISTVELGVSTMVNAIEYPQVDSMMHFEQGQIEVLKLAIPKNCYVAGRSVAEIAQDSRFPTGSLIIGYQPHPQDDLMIPNGSTVLEPGSTILIVTKPGTLHQVIDFIEGY; encoded by the coding sequence ATGTATGTTCTGATTGGTGGCGGTGGCTTAGTGGGGTTGAGTTTAGCTCAAAAAGTGTTAGAATTGGGGCATACTGTAGCGGTTATTGATATTGATCCGAACGCCTGTCGTTATGCACGGGAAAAAATTGGCGCAATGGCATTTGAAGGCAGTGCAGTGAGTACCGATGTGTTATTAGAAGCGGGTATTCGTAAAGCCAATTCCTTAGCGGCGGCACTTAGAAGTGATGCGCTGAACTTAGCAATGGTGACTCTGGCGAAACATTATGGCGTTCCTCATATTATCAGTCGAATGCGACACCCAGATTTTGCTCAACCTCTGCGTTTAGCGGGTGCAAATCATATTATTAGTACCGTTGAACTGGGGGTTTCTACGATGGTGAATGCCATTGAATATCCTCAAGTAGACTCGATGATGCACTTTGAGCAAGGACAAATTGAAGTCTTAAAATTAGCCATTCCGAAAAATTGTTATGTAGCGGGTCGGAGTGTGGCGGAAATTGCTCAAGATTCTCGGTTTCCAACGGGTTCTTTAATTATTGGTTATCAACCTCATCCCCAAGATGATTTAATGATTCCCAATGGGAGTACAGTTTTAGAACCGGGTTCAACGATATTGATTGTTACAAAGCCGGGAACATTACATCAAGTGATTGATTTTATTGAAGGTTATTAA
- a CDS encoding PEP-CTERM sorting domain-containing protein (PEP-CTERM proteins occur, often in large numbers, in the proteomes of bacteria that also encode an exosortase, a predicted intramembrane cysteine proteinase. The presence of a PEP-CTERM domain at a protein's C-terminus predicts cleavage within the sorting domain, followed by covalent anchoring to some some component of the (usually Gram-negative) cell surface. Many PEP-CTERM proteins exhibit an unusual sequence composition that includes large numbers of potential glycosylation sites. Expression of one such protein has been shown restore the ability of a bacterium to form floc, a type of biofilm.) has translation MKTTLSTIIGSALLAAGVAVSVVAAPVQAQPTDTEKSADARKSADTEKSGDTRKSADTEKSGDTRKSGDTGKSGDTEKSGDTEKSADTGKSGDTGKSGDTGKSGDTEKSADTGKSGDTEKSADTGKSGDTGKSGDTGKSADTGKSGDTGKSGDTEKSGDTEKSGDTEKSGDTRKSGDTGKSGDTGKSGDTGKSGDTGKSGDAGNPGNPNVTPITDNPFAFQLFDTKTFGFSNVPTENTAGDSIVNQFQFNVSKTETNKVLFQFENLGPAASFISQITFSKANDLLTFVSGASHFNYGPAVQFKVDNKDVAQSTNIDGWGDKDELFGFVTTANGSGKNGIDQGEKLGLLFDGDFASVIESLTNKEFQIGMHVQGLDGGGSDVFVSGDPKPPVKDVPEPATLAGLGLAFGGMLASRRRKSH, from the coding sequence ATGAAAACCACATTATCAACAATTATCGGTTCTGCTTTATTAGCTGCTGGAGTTGCCGTTTCCGTAGTTGCAGCACCCGTACAAGCCCAACCTACTGATACAGAAAAATCGGCTGATGCAAGAAAATCGGCTGATACAGAAAAATCGGGTGATACAAGAAAATCGGCTGATACAGAAAAATCGGGTGATACAAGAAAATCGGGTGATACAGGAAAATCGGGTGATACAGAAAAATCGGGTGATACAGAAAAATCGGCTGATACAGGAAAATCGGGTGATACAGGAAAATCGGGTGATACAGGAAAATCGGGTGATACAGAAAAATCGGCTGATACAGGAAAATCGGGTGATACAGAAAAATCGGCTGATACAGGAAAATCGGGTGATACAGGAAAATCGGGTGATACAGGAAAATCGGCTGATACAGGAAAATCGGGTGATACAGGAAAATCGGGTGATACAGAAAAATCGGGTGATACAGAAAAATCGGGTGATACAGAAAAATCGGGTGATACAAGAAAATCGGGTGATACAGGAAAATCGGGTGATACAGGAAAATCGGGTGATACAGGAAAATCGGGTGATACAGGAAAATCGGGTGATGCAGGAAACCCTGGAAATCCAAACGTGACTCCTATTACTGATAATCCTTTCGCTTTTCAACTCTTCGATACAAAAACCTTTGGATTTAGCAATGTCCCCACTGAAAACACTGCTGGAGATAGCATTGTTAATCAATTCCAGTTTAATGTCAGCAAAACCGAGACCAATAAAGTTCTATTCCAGTTTGAAAATCTAGGCCCAGCAGCATCGTTTATTAGCCAGATTACATTCTCTAAAGCCAATGACTTACTGACATTCGTTTCGGGCGCATCACATTTCAATTATGGCCCTGCTGTTCAGTTTAAAGTGGATAATAAAGATGTAGCTCAATCTACCAATATTGATGGTTGGGGGGATAAAGATGAGCTCTTTGGTTTTGTAACAACTGCTAATGGTAGTGGTAAGAATGGGATTGATCAAGGAGAAAAGTTAGGCTTACTGTTTGATGGTGACTTTGCCTCGGTCATCGAAAGCTTAACAAATAAAGAGTTCCAAATTGGAATGCACGTTCAAGGACTTGATGGTGGGGGAAGTGATGTTTTTGTAAGTGGAGACCCCAAACCCCCAGTGAAAGATGTTCCCGAACCTGCAACATTAGCTGGTTTAGGTTTAGCTTTCGGTGGAATGCTGGCTTCTCGTCGTCGCAAATCTCACTAA
- a CDS encoding PEP-CTERM sorting domain-containing protein translates to MKTTLSKIIVSALLTTGVAVSLMAAPAQAGGMKPNSTASTGGGDNSTLDKCSNTDISIGGSLGTLVKATDCDGASSGNDTGSGNPLLTRLQNGLFAENFNSNQTVSWSYGGKSEEGEKGLFGFNAKYDYSEGNWGFTTKPTFNTFVVSLKSNDFYSAYLFKDYDWSQGLNGVFNTIGVSTNKQGKAQALSHASLFAANVTTVTPPPAEVPEPTTLVGLGLAFGGMLASRRRQSH, encoded by the coding sequence ATGAAAACCACACTATCTAAAATTATTGTTTCTGCTTTATTAACGACTGGAGTTGCAGTTTCCTTAATGGCTGCACCTGCACAAGCAGGAGGTATGAAACCCAATTCTACTGCTAGCACTGGCGGTGGCGATAACAGTACACTCGATAAATGTAGTAACACTGATATCTCAATAGGAGGGTCATTAGGCACTTTGGTCAAAGCTACCGATTGTGACGGTGCTTCATCAGGAAACGATACAGGGTCAGGAAATCCTTTGCTGACAAGACTCCAAAACGGTTTATTTGCTGAAAATTTCAATAGTAATCAAACAGTGAGTTGGTCATACGGCGGTAAGTCGGAAGAAGGTGAAAAAGGACTGTTTGGTTTTAATGCAAAGTATGATTATTCTGAAGGGAATTGGGGTTTCACCACAAAACCAACATTCAACACATTTGTAGTCAGCTTAAAAAGCAATGACTTCTACAGTGCTTATCTGTTCAAAGATTATGATTGGTCTCAAGGCTTAAATGGAGTATTCAACACAATTGGTGTTTCGACTAACAAGCAAGGTAAAGCTCAAGCTCTCTCTCACGCTTCCTTATTTGCAGCGAACGTAACAACTGTGACTCCTCCTCCGGCTGAAGTTCCCGAACCCACCACATTAGTTGGTTTAGGGTTAGCCTTCGGTGGAATGCTGGCTTCTCGTCGTCGTCAATCTCACTAA
- a CDS encoding class I SAM-dependent methyltransferase — protein MDYENNQNLCNFIAQKIIENPDHRITFADYMDWVLYHPEYGYYTVNQPQFGAAGDFVTSPYLGSDFGEMLAEQFFQMWEILDYPNPFTLVEMGAGQGLLASDILFYLKKQYPEFYSKINYIICEKSAFLKQQQQKQLKNQLNLNLSIQWCDLETLQNEGIKGCFFSNELVDAFPVHQVIVQNRQLQEIYITVDSEDSTDVKFKETIGELSTKNLTDYFKLIEIDLCSPAYVEGYRTEVNLIALDWIKTVASKLNQGFILTIDYGYLAQRYYLPSRCEGTLQCYYQHRHHNDPYINIGKQDLTAHINFTALDRYGEHYNLHSQGFTQQALFLMALGLGDRIATLSQPSEYSISEVLQRRDCLHSLIDPMGLGNFGVLLQSKGLSLSQQQISLKGFNIPV, from the coding sequence ATGGATTATGAAAATAATCAGAATTTATGTAATTTTATAGCCCAAAAAATTATAGAAAATCCTGATCATAGAATTACCTTTGCTGATTATATGGACTGGGTTTTATATCACCCAGAATACGGCTATTATACCGTTAATCAACCTCAATTTGGTGCAGCCGGAGATTTTGTTACTTCTCCCTATTTAGGATCAGATTTTGGGGAAATGTTAGCAGAACAGTTTTTTCAAATGTGGGAAATTCTGGATTATCCTAACCCTTTTACCTTAGTAGAAATGGGTGCAGGTCAAGGACTATTAGCCAGCGATATTTTATTCTATTTAAAAAAACAATATCCTGAATTTTACAGCAAAATCAACTATATTATTTGTGAAAAATCTGCCTTTCTTAAACAACAACAGCAAAAACAACTTAAAAATCAGTTGAATCTTAACTTATCAATTCAATGGTGTGATTTAGAGACGCTTCAAAATGAAGGAATTAAAGGTTGCTTTTTCTCTAATGAATTAGTTGATGCTTTTCCCGTCCATCAAGTTATTGTTCAAAATCGTCAACTTCAAGAAATTTATATTACTGTAGATTCCGAAGACTCAACAGATGTTAAATTTAAAGAAACTATTGGTGAACTTTCAACGAAAAACCTCACCGACTATTTTAAATTAATTGAGATTGATTTATGTTCTCCCGCTTATGTAGAAGGTTATCGAACTGAAGTTAATTTAATCGCCTTAGACTGGATCAAAACCGTTGCGTCGAAACTCAATCAAGGCTTTATTTTAACCATTGATTATGGTTATCTCGCCCAACGATATTACCTCCCCAGCCGTTGTGAAGGAACATTACAATGTTATTATCAACATCGCCATCATAATGATCCCTATATTAATATTGGTAAACAGGATTTAACCGCCCATATCAACTTCACCGCCTTAGACCGTTACGGAGAACACTATAACCTTCATTCCCAGGGGTTTACCCAACAAGCTTTATTTTTAATGGCGTTAGGGTTAGGCGATCGCATTGCAACTTTATCCCAACCTTCAGAATATTCTATTTCGGAAGTATTACAACGGCGAGACTGCTTACATTCTCTCATCGATCCTATGGGGTTGGGAAACTTTGGGGTTCTCCTACAATCTAAAGGCTTAAGTCTCTCTCAACAACAAATTTCCCTCAAAGGGTTCAATATCCCCGTTTAA
- a CDS encoding aspartate aminotransferase produces the protein MTLDWISPADRIQALPPYVFARLDELKANARQQGLDLIDLGMGNPDGATPQPVVEAAVEALRNPAHHGYPPFEGTANFRRAITNWYHRRYGVFLDPNGEALPLLGSKEGLGHLALAYINPGDLVLVPSPSYPVHFRGPVIAGGKVHSLILKPENDWVIDLSSIPDSIAEQAKILYFNYPSNPTGATAPREFFEDIVAFAHQHQILLVHDLCYAELAFDGYQPTSLLEIPGGKEIGVEFHTMSKTYNMAGWRVGFAVGNSKVLQGLRTLKTNLDYGVFSALQAAAETALSLPDSYLHEVQERYRTRRDFLIKGLAELGWTVPKTLATMYLWVPCPPGMNSTDFALTVLQQTGVVLTPGNAFGIGGEGYVRISLIADCDRLGEALKRLKDANIRYQPQPVSV, from the coding sequence ATGACATTAGATTGGATTAGCCCTGCTGACCGGATACAAGCCCTACCGCCTTATGTTTTTGCCCGTTTAGATGAATTGAAAGCCAACGCCCGTCAACAAGGCTTAGATTTAATTGATTTAGGCATGGGAAACCCCGATGGCGCCACTCCTCAACCTGTGGTTGAAGCCGCCGTTGAGGCATTAAGAAATCCGGCCCATCATGGCTATCCACCCTTTGAAGGAACTGCTAATTTTAGACGGGCTATTACCAATTGGTATCACCGTCGTTATGGCGTTTTCCTTGACCCCAATGGCGAAGCTTTACCGTTATTAGGGTCAAAAGAAGGATTAGGTCATTTAGCTTTAGCTTATATTAATCCGGGGGATTTAGTATTAGTTCCGAGTCCTTCCTATCCGGTTCATTTTCGCGGGCCAGTCATCGCGGGAGGAAAGGTTCATTCGCTGATTTTGAAGCCGGAAAATGATTGGGTAATTGATTTAAGTTCAATTCCTGATTCCATTGCAGAACAAGCTAAAATTCTCTATTTTAATTATCCCAGTAATCCCACGGGTGCAACGGCCCCCCGTGAATTTTTTGAAGATATTGTTGCCTTTGCCCATCAACATCAAATTCTGCTGGTTCATGATTTATGTTATGCGGAATTAGCTTTTGATGGTTATCAACCTACCAGTTTATTAGAAATTCCGGGGGGTAAAGAAATCGGGGTCGAATTCCATACTATGTCTAAAACCTATAATATGGCGGGTTGGCGTGTGGGATTTGCGGTAGGAAATTCTAAGGTTTTACAAGGGTTAAGAACCTTAAAAACCAATTTAGATTATGGGGTATTTTCGGCATTACAAGCGGCAGCAGAAACGGCGTTAAGTTTACCGGATTCTTATTTGCACGAAGTTCAAGAACGCTATCGCACCCGACGAGATTTTCTGATTAAAGGATTAGCAGAATTAGGTTGGACGGTTCCTAAAACCTTAGCTACCATGTATTTATGGGTTCCCTGTCCACCAGGGATGAATTCAACGGATTTTGCTCTAACGGTTTTACAACAAACGGGTGTTGTTTTAACTCCGGGTAATGCTTTTGGTATTGGGGGAGAAGGGTATGTCAGAATTAGTTTAATTGCAGATTGCGATCGCTTAGGAGAAGCTTTAAAACGCTTAAAAGATGCCAATATTCGGTATCAACCGCAACCCGTTTCTGTTTAA
- a CDS encoding iron-containing alcohol dehydrogenase family protein has protein sequence MAQTSSTTNLTPTSVVSLKIAPAQVLRSNNALVASGEAIARFGQRPLIIGGDHSLGLTVQSLQPILERYQLQCAQASYGTDCSETSLTALHQAVSSHKADFIIGTGGGKALDAAKLIAHQTHLPIVTIPTSGATCAAWTALSNVYSEEGAFLYDVSLDRCPDLLILDYNLIQTAPQRTLIAGIGDAIAKWYEASVSSGHSDQTFMIAAVQQARVLRDILLQKSLIALQDNGGETWQEVVDATVLLAGVIGGIGGAQCRTVAAHAVHNGLTHVAASHGTLHGEKVAFGILVQLRLEEMVQGNQLAASARQQLLKFYTDLGLPQTLNDLGMGEITLAELRHAAEVACNERSDIHRLPFKVVPEQLMAAMVSTTAPIVETKLKN, from the coding sequence ATGGCTCAAACCTCTTCAACTACCAATCTAACGCCCACTTCAGTTGTGAGTTTAAAGATTGCCCCAGCCCAAGTTTTACGCAGTAATAACGCCTTAGTCGCGTCAGGAGAAGCGATCGCACGCTTTGGTCAACGTCCCTTAATCATTGGGGGCGATCACTCTCTTGGTCTTACTGTTCAAAGTCTACAACCTATTTTAGAACGTTATCAACTCCAATGCGCCCAAGCATCCTACGGTACAGACTGTAGTGAAACCAGCTTAACCGCCCTACATCAAGCCGTCAGCAGCCATAAAGCCGATTTTATTATCGGGACGGGTGGCGGAAAAGCCCTGGATGCAGCCAAACTCATCGCCCATCAAACCCATCTCCCCATCGTCACTATCCCCACCTCTGGGGCGACCTGCGCCGCTTGGACAGCCCTTTCTAACGTTTATTCTGAGGAGGGGGCATTTTTATATGATGTCAGTTTAGATCGCTGTCCCGATTTATTAATTTTGGATTATAACTTAATTCAAACTGCTCCCCAACGAACGTTAATTGCAGGTATTGGAGATGCGATCGCTAAATGGTATGAAGCCTCCGTCAGCAGTGGACATTCCGATCAAACCTTCATGATTGCTGCGGTACAACAAGCCAGAGTGCTGCGAGATATTTTATTACAAAAATCCTTAATTGCCTTACAAGACAACGGAGGGGAAACATGGCAGGAAGTCGTGGATGCAACGGTCTTACTGGCGGGTGTTATTGGCGGTATTGGGGGGGCTCAATGTCGCACCGTTGCTGCCCATGCGGTTCATAATGGGTTAACCCATGTTGCGGCGAGTCATGGCACGTTACACGGGGAAAAAGTCGCCTTTGGGATTTTAGTACAATTGCGTTTAGAGGAGATGGTACAAGGCAACCAACTCGCCGCCAGCGCCAGACAACAACTCTTAAAGTTTTACACCGATTTAGGTTTACCCCAAACTTTAAATGATTTGGGAATGGGAGAAATCACCTTAGCCGAACTGCGACACGCCGCCGAAGTTGCTTGTAATGAGCGTTCTGACATTCATCGTTTACCCTTTAAAGTGGTTCCCGAACAGTTAATGGCGGCAATGGTATCAACAACAGCCCCTATTGTTGAAACCAAACTGAAGAATTAA
- a CDS encoding MBL fold metallo-hydrolase: MYFTWLDSNSWLLEISGKNVLIDPWLVGALTFGNMNWLFKGERRSPRPIPQKIDLILLSQGLEDHAHPETLKQLNKNIPVVGSPNAAKVAQELGYTQVRALEHGSTYCLENQIEIKALPGSPIGPTTLENAYLLKDLITGNTVYYEPHGYHAPELKDMATIDVVITPLINLSLPVVGPIIRGQQTALDLAKLVKPKVMLPTADAGDVVYEGLLVSLLKASGNLEDFRSMLARENLSTRVLNPKPGERFEVSLEQPSVSVV, from the coding sequence ATGTATTTCACTTGGCTGGATAGTAATTCTTGGTTACTGGAAATAAGCGGAAAAAATGTTCTGATAGACCCCTGGTTAGTGGGTGCATTAACCTTTGGGAATATGAATTGGTTATTTAAGGGGGAAAGACGGAGCCCAAGACCCATTCCTCAAAAGATTGACTTAATTTTATTATCTCAGGGATTAGAAGATCATGCCCATCCTGAAACCTTAAAACAACTGAATAAAAATATCCCGGTTGTGGGTTCTCCAAATGCGGCAAAGGTAGCCCAAGAATTGGGATATACTCAAGTTCGAGCCTTGGAACATGGAAGCACCTATTGTTTAGAAAACCAAATTGAAATTAAAGCACTTCCAGGTTCGCCTATTGGCCCAACAACCCTGGAAAATGCTTATCTTTTAAAAGACTTAATAACAGGAAATACGGTTTATTATGAACCTCATGGCTATCATGCTCCTGAATTAAAAGATATGGCGACTATTGATGTTGTCATTACTCCTTTAATTAATCTGAGTTTACCTGTGGTGGGGCCAATTATTCGCGGACAACAAACAGCCTTAGACTTAGCAAAATTAGTGAAGCCAAAGGTGATGTTACCCACCGCCGATGCAGGGGATGTTGTCTATGAAGGGTTGTTAGTTTCTTTATTAAAAGCAAGTGGTAATCTTGAAGATTTTCGTTCAATGTTAGCTAGGGAAAATCTATCTACACGGGTACTCAATCCTAAACCCGGAGAACGATTTGAAGTGTCTTTAGAACAGCCTTCTGTGAGTGTGGTTTAA